A window from Embleya scabrispora encodes these proteins:
- a CDS encoding peptidase inhibitor family I36 protein — MPAMRKTLLAAAATALAGTFVIAQPASAHQTSAQPSSARLAAGSWTGWAGTNYSGLDRSWSGDVGVCNYVGDNWNDKIRSAKTASATTRVELWDTWNCNGGAIVIDGSGYYNIGAWVSSYKVTAV, encoded by the coding sequence ATGCCTGCCATGCGCAAGACTCTGCTCGCGGCCGCGGCCACGGCTCTGGCCGGCACGTTCGTCATCGCTCAACCGGCATCCGCTCACCAGACGTCCGCTCAGCCGTCGTCCGCGCGACTCGCGGCCGGGAGCTGGACCGGCTGGGCCGGTACCAATTACAGCGGTCTGGACAGGTCGTGGTCCGGAGACGTCGGCGTGTGCAATTACGTCGGCGACAACTGGAACGACAAGATCCGTTCGGCCAAAACCGCGAGCGCCACCACCAGGGTGGAGCTGTGGGACACGTGGAACTGCAACGGTGGTGCGATCGTCATCGACGGATCCGGCTACTACAACATCGGAGCGTGGGTCAGCTCCTACAAGGTCACCGCCGTCTGA
- a CDS encoding helix-turn-helix domain-containing protein has translation MTEETAGTVRPSTDALPERVGARRRELGLSVTDIARRTGLPGGWVHSVESGSTAPSAPALSRLADALETTVDDLLAPSSAAFTHRLAPAPPGREPAPEREVVVMTEEECLARIALQLVGRVAALDAPDPFVLPVNYVLLGRDVVFCTAADSSLARVAGPVLFEVDDIVGAARIGWSVLIRGTAEPDDDPADAPGADEGPWPAGRRDVCIRIRAERMTGRRVRPPAGEA, from the coding sequence ATGACAGAGGAGACTGCGGGTACCGTCCGTCCATCCACCGACGCGTTGCCCGAGCGGGTGGGCGCCCGGCGGCGCGAACTCGGGTTGTCCGTCACGGACATCGCGCGACGTACGGGGTTGCCCGGCGGGTGGGTGCACTCCGTCGAGAGCGGTTCGACCGCGCCGTCGGCGCCGGCCCTGTCGCGACTCGCCGACGCGCTCGAAACCACCGTCGACGACCTGCTGGCCCCGTCGTCCGCGGCCTTCACGCATCGGCTCGCGCCCGCGCCGCCGGGTCGGGAGCCGGCTCCGGAGCGGGAGGTGGTGGTGATGACGGAGGAGGAGTGCCTGGCTCGGATCGCCCTGCAACTGGTCGGCCGGGTGGCCGCGCTCGATGCTCCGGATCCGTTCGTACTGCCGGTCAACTACGTCCTGCTCGGCCGCGACGTGGTGTTCTGCACCGCCGCCGACTCGTCGTTGGCCCGCGTCGCGGGCCCGGTGCTGTTCGAGGTGGACGACATCGTCGGCGCGGCGCGGATCGGCTGGAGCGTACTGATCCGGGGCACGGCGGAGCCCGACGACGACCCCGCCGACGCGCCGGGCGCGGACGAGGGCCCGTGGCCGGCCGGGCGCCGCGACGTGTGCATCCGGATCCGTGCCGAGCGCATGACGGGGCGGCGGGTACGGCCGCCGGCGGGGGAGGCGTAG
- the lpdA gene encoding dihydrolipoyl dehydrogenase, whose amino-acid sequence MSNHFDVVVLGAGPGGYTAAVRSAQLGLRVAVVEQKYWGGVCLNVGCIPSKALLRNAELAHIFTQEAKAFGIRVEGSVTFDYEAAFKRSRKVADGRVNGVHYLMKKNGITEFDGLGTFVDTHTLDVSLTAGGVQTVTFDHCIIAAGATTRLLPGTSLSERVVTYEEQILTDRLPESIVIAGAGAIGVEFAYVLHNYGVKVTIVEFLDRVVPLEDVEVSTELAKRYRRLGIEILTSTRVESIDDSDPNAKVRVTVTRDGQQQVLETDKVLQAIGFAPRVSGYGLENTGVALTERGAIDVDGRGRTNVPHIYAIGDVTAKLMLAHAAESMAVIAAETIAGAETMELDFPMIPRATYCQPQIASFGWTEAQAREKGFDVQVAKFPFTANGKAHGLGDPVGFVKVISDGTHGELLGAHLIGPEVTELLPELTLAQQWDLTVHEVARNVHAHPTLGEAVKEAIHGLAGHMINM is encoded by the coding sequence ATGAGCAATCACTTTGACGTCGTCGTCCTGGGTGCCGGTCCCGGCGGATACACCGCGGCGGTTCGCAGCGCGCAACTCGGACTGCGCGTCGCGGTCGTCGAGCAGAAGTACTGGGGAGGCGTCTGCCTGAACGTCGGCTGCATCCCGTCCAAGGCGCTGCTGCGCAACGCGGAGCTGGCGCACATCTTCACGCAGGAGGCGAAGGCCTTCGGGATCCGCGTCGAGGGCTCGGTCACGTTCGACTACGAGGCCGCGTTCAAGCGCAGCCGCAAGGTGGCCGACGGCCGGGTCAACGGCGTGCACTACCTGATGAAGAAGAACGGCATCACCGAGTTCGACGGGCTCGGCACGTTCGTCGACACGCACACCCTGGACGTGTCGCTCACCGCGGGCGGCGTCCAGACCGTCACCTTCGACCACTGCATCATCGCGGCCGGCGCCACCACCCGCCTGCTGCCCGGCACTTCGCTCAGCGAGCGGGTGGTCACCTACGAGGAGCAGATCCTCACCGACCGGCTGCCGGAGAGCATCGTCATCGCGGGCGCCGGCGCGATCGGCGTGGAGTTCGCGTACGTCCTGCACAACTACGGCGTGAAGGTGACCATCGTCGAGTTCCTCGACCGGGTCGTGCCGCTCGAGGACGTCGAGGTATCCACCGAACTGGCCAAGCGCTACCGGCGGTTGGGCATCGAGATCCTGACCTCCACGCGAGTCGAGTCGATCGACGACAGCGACCCGAACGCCAAGGTCCGGGTCACCGTGACCCGCGACGGGCAGCAGCAGGTGCTGGAGACGGACAAGGTCCTGCAGGCGATCGGCTTCGCGCCGCGCGTGAGCGGATACGGCCTGGAGAACACCGGCGTCGCCCTCACCGAGCGCGGCGCGATCGACGTGGACGGCCGCGGCCGGACCAACGTCCCGCACATCTACGCGATCGGCGACGTCACCGCGAAGCTGATGCTCGCGCACGCGGCCGAGTCGATGGCGGTGATCGCCGCCGAGACGATCGCGGGCGCCGAGACGATGGAACTCGACTTCCCGATGATCCCGCGCGCCACCTACTGCCAGCCGCAGATCGCCAGCTTCGGCTGGACTGAGGCGCAGGCGCGGGAGAAGGGCTTCGACGTACAGGTCGCCAAGTTCCCGTTCACGGCCAACGGCAAGGCCCACGGCCTGGGCGACCCGGTCGGCTTCGTCAAGGTGATCAGCGACGGCACCCACGGCGAACTCCTGGGCGCCCACCTGATCGGCCCCGAGGTCACCGAACTCCTCCCGGAGCTCACCCTGGCCCAACAGTGGGACCTCACCGTCCACGAGGTGGCCCGCAACGTCCACGCCCACCCGACCCTCGGCGAAGCCGTCAAGGAAGCCATCCACGGCCTCGCCGGCCACATGATCAACATGTAA
- a CDS encoding HAD family hydrolase — MRRRLVLFDLDNTLIDRSATFTRWTAEFVSERRLHDAAAAWFADNDGDGFVPRERLFAEARIRFRLPDSVEALCATYRDRMPQLAHCRPEVLAGLADLRRAGRRVGVVTNGHPRQQVATMRYTGVAECVDGWAASVEEGVRKPARRLFEIAAARCGVASLADGGWCVGDDPTADIGGGRAAGLDTIWVRRVSEWPIGPAGAEDPPDHQVTDVVDAFAIIRAEDATEASSRSGG, encoded by the coding sequence ATGCGTCGGCGCTTGGTGCTCTTCGACCTCGACAACACCCTGATCGACCGCTCCGCGACATTCACGCGCTGGACGGCGGAGTTCGTGAGCGAGCGCCGATTGCACGACGCGGCGGCGGCCTGGTTCGCCGACAACGACGGGGACGGATTCGTGCCCCGGGAACGGCTCTTCGCCGAGGCGCGGATCCGATTTCGGTTGCCGGATAGCGTCGAGGCGCTGTGCGCGACGTATCGCGACCGGATGCCGCAACTGGCCCACTGTCGGCCGGAAGTGCTCGCCGGGCTTGCCGACTTGCGGCGTGCGGGTCGGCGGGTGGGCGTGGTGACGAATGGTCATCCGCGCCAACAGGTTGCCACGATGCGATATACGGGTGTGGCCGAGTGTGTCGACGGGTGGGCCGCCTCGGTCGAAGAGGGTGTCCGCAAGCCCGCGCGGCGCCTCTTCGAGATCGCGGCCGCGCGGTGTGGCGTTGCTTCGCTCGCCGACGGTGGGTGGTGCGTCGGGGACGACCCGACGGCCGACATCGGGGGCGGGCGTGCGGCCGGGCTGGACACGATCTGGGTGCGACGGGTCTCGGAGTGGCCCATCGGGCCGGCTGGTGCGGAGGATCCGCCGGACCATCAGGTCACGGACGTGGTCGACGCGTTCGCGATCATCCGCGCGGAGGACGCCACCGAGGCGTCGTCCCGATCCGGCGGCTGA
- a CDS encoding MFS transporter, producing MTSSTRRLVLGRSCAAFATALIPTTLTLALVHTGSNGDLGLVLACELIPMLLLLPVAGVMADRFPPHRVVLIADLVRAAAQSAIGVELLSAPPRIADLAVLSALTGAAVAFGTSAIHTLVVSVVPEPERMRTNSRLGVVQGLAQMAAPAAAGGLMLAVGAGWSSLLTGLLFVGSACTFGGLRPERVVRRAEPAPFLSELRAGWQETRRHPWFLASVVTHGVWHLAAGFLLTLGPIIAVERLGGDRSWVIIAQVGTVGLLFGVWVCSRLPIRRPLVAASFGAALYAVPLGTLALHAPMPVVAAGYFVAMLGLGVLSPLWETTVQRRIPAEALGRVGSFDTLISFAARPLGLAVAAPVAAAIGSTTPLLVAAVLVLASNLALLLLPDVRMTTHAPEDAVVAEAPAGAVPTKQA from the coding sequence ATGACGTCCTCGACCCGACGGCTGGTCCTCGGCCGCTCCTGCGCGGCCTTCGCAACCGCGCTGATCCCGACCACGCTGACCCTGGCGCTCGTACACACCGGTTCCAACGGCGATCTGGGCCTGGTCCTGGCGTGCGAGCTGATCCCGATGTTGCTTCTGCTGCCGGTGGCCGGGGTCATGGCGGACCGCTTCCCTCCACACCGGGTGGTACTGATCGCCGACCTGGTACGCGCCGCCGCCCAGTCGGCGATCGGGGTCGAACTGCTCTCGGCTCCGCCCCGGATCGCCGACCTGGCCGTACTGTCCGCGCTCACCGGCGCCGCCGTCGCCTTCGGCACGTCGGCGATCCATACCCTCGTGGTGTCGGTGGTGCCCGAGCCGGAGCGGATGCGGACCAACTCCCGCCTCGGCGTGGTCCAGGGCCTGGCCCAGATGGCGGCGCCCGCGGCCGCCGGCGGGCTGATGCTGGCGGTCGGCGCCGGCTGGTCCTCGCTGCTCACCGGTCTGCTGTTCGTCGGATCGGCCTGCACGTTCGGCGGCCTGCGTCCCGAGCGGGTCGTGCGACGGGCCGAACCGGCGCCGTTCCTCAGCGAGTTGCGGGCCGGGTGGCAGGAGACCAGGCGCCATCCCTGGTTCCTGGCGAGCGTGGTCACGCACGGCGTCTGGCACTTGGCGGCCGGCTTTCTGCTCACCCTCGGGCCGATCATCGCGGTGGAGCGGCTCGGTGGCGACCGGTCGTGGGTGATCATCGCCCAAGTGGGCACCGTGGGGCTGCTGTTCGGCGTATGGGTCTGCTCCCGCCTGCCGATTCGCCGCCCCTTGGTGGCCGCCTCGTTCGGCGCCGCGCTCTACGCCGTCCCGCTCGGCACGCTGGCCCTGCATGCGCCGATGCCGGTCGTCGCGGCCGGCTACTTCGTCGCCATGCTCGGTCTCGGCGTGCTCAGCCCGCTGTGGGAAACCACGGTGCAGCGCCGGATCCCGGCGGAGGCGCTGGGCCGGGTCGGCTCGTTCGACACACTGATCTCCTTCGCGGCCCGCCCGCTCGGCCTTGCCGTGGCCGCTCCGGTCGCGGCGGCGATCGGCAGCACGACACCGCTGCTGGTGGCCGCCGTGCTCGTACTGGCCTCGAACCTGGCCCTGTTGCTGCTGCCGGACGTCCGGATGACCACGCATGCGCCGGAGGACGCCGTCGTGGCGGAAGCCCCGGCCGGGGCCGTCCCCACGAAGCAGGCCTGA
- a CDS encoding NAD(P)-dependent alcohol dehydrogenase produces the protein MRAFVQDEYGPPDVLRCADVERPVVGDADVLVRVRAAGVDPGVWHLITGRPYLLRLTGFGLRAPKVKVRGVDVAGVVEAVGPKVTRFRPGDAVFGTCRGAFAEYACAEEDRLAPKPAILDFEQAAAVAVSGYAALQALRDAGRVRSGQSVLIVGAAGGIGTYAVGLAKVFGARVTGVCGAGKADLVRSLGADEVIDYTREDFTDGARHWDLIVDTAGHRRLADLRRALTPRGTLVLVGSETGGRWLGGTDRTLRAVLLSPFVRHRLRGLVSTERPDDLRFLRETIESGRLTPVLDRTFPFTETPEAVRYIHAGHARGKVVVKIP, from the coding sequence GTGAGAGCCTTCGTACAGGACGAGTACGGGCCGCCGGACGTGCTCCGGTGCGCGGACGTCGAGCGGCCGGTGGTGGGCGATGCGGACGTACTGGTGCGAGTCCGCGCGGCCGGCGTCGATCCGGGTGTGTGGCACCTGATCACGGGTCGGCCGTATCTGCTGCGGCTCACCGGGTTCGGTCTGCGCGCGCCGAAGGTGAAGGTACGCGGCGTGGACGTCGCGGGCGTGGTCGAGGCGGTCGGCCCGAAGGTGACCCGATTCCGGCCCGGAGACGCGGTGTTCGGGACCTGCCGAGGCGCCTTCGCCGAGTACGCGTGCGCGGAGGAGGACAGGCTCGCGCCGAAACCGGCGATTCTCGACTTCGAACAGGCCGCGGCCGTCGCGGTATCCGGCTACGCCGCGCTCCAGGCGCTGCGGGACGCGGGGCGGGTGCGGTCCGGGCAGTCGGTGCTGATCGTCGGCGCGGCGGGCGGCATCGGGACGTACGCGGTCGGGTTGGCGAAGGTGTTCGGCGCGCGGGTCACCGGCGTGTGCGGCGCGGGCAAGGCGGACCTGGTGCGCTCGCTCGGTGCGGACGAGGTGATCGACTACACGCGCGAGGACTTCACCGACGGAGCACGCCACTGGGACCTGATCGTCGACACCGCGGGCCACCGCCGATTGGCGGACCTGCGCCGCGCGCTCACTCCCCGGGGCACCCTCGTACTGGTCGGCAGCGAAACCGGGGGCCGATGGCTCGGCGGTACCGACCGCACCCTCCGAGCCGTGCTCCTGAGCCCGTTCGTCCGCCATCGCCTGCGCGGCCTCGTCTCCACCGAACGCCCGGACGATCTGCGCTTCCTCCGCGAAACGATCGAGAGCGGCCGACTGACCCCGGTACTCGACCGCACCTTCCCCTTCACCGAAACCCCGGAGGCCGTACGGTACATCCACGCCGGCCACGCACGAGGCAAGGTCGTCGTGAAGATCCCTTAG
- a CDS encoding MarR family winged helix-turn-helix transcriptional regulator: MEGERRDRTPDQDRRTRSAERAEPRPPDTEDSVDRHIARWRDKAPFDERVEGIVTRIQMLNRHMRQVKERVLAEVGLQGFEFETLHRLSSRGAPYRATPSELAGELMVSPAGITGRLDTLEKAGLIRRIRGTEDRRRVDVELTDTGRERWTAAMKLLDRAERAMAGPLDEADRDVLNALLKRMLLRVENED, translated from the coding sequence ATGGAAGGTGAGCGTCGGGACCGGACACCGGACCAGGATCGGCGGACGCGAAGCGCCGAGCGCGCGGAGCCGAGGCCGCCCGATACCGAGGACTCGGTCGACCGGCACATCGCGCGCTGGCGGGACAAGGCGCCCTTCGACGAACGGGTGGAGGGCATCGTCACCCGCATCCAGATGCTGAACCGGCACATGCGACAGGTCAAGGAACGCGTGCTCGCCGAGGTGGGGCTCCAGGGCTTCGAGTTCGAGACGCTGCACCGACTGTCCTCGCGGGGCGCGCCGTACCGGGCCACCCCGTCCGAATTGGCCGGCGAGCTGATGGTGTCGCCCGCCGGCATCACCGGGCGGCTGGACACTCTGGAGAAGGCCGGCCTGATCCGCCGCATCCGGGGCACCGAGGACCGCCGCCGGGTCGACGTCGAACTGACCGACACCGGCCGCGAGCGGTGGACGGCCGCGATGAAACTGCTCGACCGGGCCGAGCGGGCGATGGCCGGGCCGCTCGACGAGGCGGATCGGGATGTACTGAACGCGCTGCTGAAGCGGATGTTGTTGCGGGTGGAGAACGAGGACTGA
- a CDS encoding methyltransferase, giving the protein MNWFSAPSGEFELGRYPEDPRDLLRAWDAADEYVLRYLAGIDDAAPTDLSGSVVVVGDRWGALATALAESRPVQISDSFLGQEATRANLARNDADPDWVRLLSTRDAPPERIDVLIVRVPKNLALLEDQLHRLAPGVHADAVVVGTGMTTEIHTSTLKLFERIIGPTRTSLAVKKARLIFATPDPALPRTPSPWPHGYTLPDGLGAASGIVTVNHAGIFCADRLDIGTRFLLRNLPRRVGRDRVVDLGCGNGVVGTAAMLANRRSEVLFVDESHQAVASARATFEANLGTDAGAEFVVGDGVTDVAPESVDLILNNPPFHTHRATTEGISWRMFAGSRAALRSGGELWVIGNRHLGYHVKLRRLFGNCEIVASDPKFVVLRAVKK; this is encoded by the coding sequence ATGAATTGGTTTTCTGCGCCTTCGGGCGAGTTCGAGCTCGGCCGGTACCCCGAGGATCCCCGTGATCTGCTGCGCGCCTGGGATGCCGCCGACGAGTACGTTTTGCGCTACCTCGCCGGCATCGACGACGCCGCGCCGACGGACCTGTCCGGCTCCGTCGTGGTCGTGGGCGACCGATGGGGTGCCCTGGCGACCGCGCTGGCCGAGTCCCGGCCGGTACAGATCAGCGACTCGTTCCTCGGCCAGGAGGCCACGCGGGCGAATCTGGCCCGCAACGACGCCGACCCGGATTGGGTGCGGCTGCTCTCCACGCGGGACGCGCCGCCGGAGCGGATCGACGTACTGATCGTCCGCGTCCCGAAGAACCTGGCCCTGCTGGAGGACCAGCTGCACCGGCTCGCACCCGGGGTGCACGCCGACGCCGTGGTGGTCGGCACCGGGATGACCACCGAGATCCATACGTCCACGCTCAAGCTGTTCGAGCGGATCATCGGCCCGACCCGGACCTCGCTCGCGGTGAAGAAGGCCCGGCTGATCTTCGCCACGCCCGACCCCGCGCTGCCGCGTACCCCGAGCCCGTGGCCGCACGGCTACACGTTGCCGGACGGCCTGGGCGCGGCGTCCGGAATCGTGACCGTCAACCACGCGGGCATCTTCTGTGCCGACCGGCTCGACATCGGTACCCGCTTCCTGCTGCGCAACCTGCCGCGTCGCGTCGGCCGCGACCGGGTGGTGGACCTGGGCTGCGGCAACGGCGTGGTGGGTACGGCGGCGATGCTGGCCAATCGGCGCTCGGAGGTGTTGTTCGTCGACGAGTCGCATCAGGCGGTGGCGTCGGCGCGGGCCACCTTCGAGGCGAACCTCGGGACCGACGCGGGCGCCGAGTTCGTGGTGGGCGACGGGGTGACCGACGTGGCGCCCGAGAGTGTCGACCTGATCCTGAACAATCCGCCGTTCCACACCCACCGGGCCACCACCGAGGGGATCTCGTGGCGGATGTTCGCCGGTTCGCGCGCGGCACTGCGCTCCGGCGGCGAACTGTGGGTGATCGGCAATCGGCACCTGGGCTACCACGTGAAGCTGCGCCGGTTGTTCGGCAACTGCGAGATCGTGGCGAGCGACCCGAAGTTCGTCGTGCTGCGGGCCGTGAAGAAGTAG
- a CDS encoding pyridoxal phosphate-dependent decarboxylase family protein, with protein sequence MGGFADGRPAAEVLAELTALHAGDEPARGRPGVANTFDSGSASVEDVAVRAFELYLHVNGLYPTSFPSVATLEHEVVAIVGGQLHAPPGAAGSWTSGGTESCLLAAKAARDARPDVAHPRIVFARSAHAAWAKAAGYFGLDPVIVDIDPVTITADVAAIERAIDDDTVLVVASAPSYGHGVVDPIPEIAAICAGRGVRCHVDACIGGWVLPFAEQLGYRVPPWDFRVPGVDSISVDLHKYGYTPKGCSILLYRTAALRRTQYFVGSDWTGYPVVNPTMQSSKSGGLIAAAWAVLRHLGADGYRELVSRTLAATRELVEGLGEIPELRILGTPAASLVAVTTDGVDFFAFLDELERLGWAVQPQLSQPNIPPTIHLTMTATHGPHVPDLLHALRTAARTAATREPLPTAEQLCAVDRLTALAVADGGVSPDALTELMLGSGLLTDGRLAPVHALLDHLPPALREAALLAFFEGLNPPL encoded by the coding sequence ATGGGCGGATTCGCGGACGGGCGGCCGGCGGCCGAGGTCCTGGCGGAGTTGACCGCGCTGCACGCCGGGGACGAACCCGCGCGCGGGCGGCCGGGAGTGGCCAATACCTTCGACTCGGGCTCGGCCTCGGTCGAGGACGTCGCGGTCCGCGCGTTCGAGCTGTATCTGCACGTGAACGGCCTGTATCCGACCTCCTTCCCGAGCGTGGCCACGCTGGAGCACGAGGTCGTCGCGATCGTCGGCGGGCAACTGCACGCCCCGCCGGGCGCCGCCGGGAGCTGGACCAGCGGCGGCACCGAGAGCTGCCTGCTCGCGGCGAAGGCGGCCCGGGACGCGCGCCCCGACGTGGCACACCCGCGCATCGTGTTCGCCCGCTCGGCACACGCGGCCTGGGCCAAGGCGGCCGGATACTTCGGTCTCGACCCTGTCATCGTGGACATCGACCCCGTCACGATAACCGCCGACGTCGCCGCGATCGAGCGGGCGATCGACGACGACACCGTCCTGGTGGTCGCCTCGGCGCCGTCCTACGGCCACGGCGTCGTCGACCCGATCCCCGAGATCGCCGCGATCTGCGCCGGGCGCGGCGTGCGCTGCCACGTGGACGCGTGCATCGGCGGCTGGGTGCTGCCCTTCGCCGAACAGCTCGGATACCGCGTCCCGCCCTGGGACTTCCGGGTCCCCGGGGTGGATTCGATCTCGGTGGACCTGCACAAGTACGGCTACACGCCCAAGGGTTGCTCGATCCTGCTGTATCGCACCGCGGCGCTGCGCCGGACCCAATACTTCGTCGGCTCCGACTGGACCGGCTATCCGGTGGTCAATCCGACCATGCAGAGTTCCAAGTCGGGCGGACTGATCGCCGCCGCGTGGGCGGTGCTGCGCCACCTCGGGGCGGACGGCTACCGGGAGTTGGTCAGCCGGACGCTGGCCGCCACCCGCGAACTGGTCGAAGGCCTCGGCGAAATCCCGGAACTCCGCATCCTGGGGACCCCCGCCGCCAGTCTGGTCGCGGTGACCACGGACGGCGTCGACTTCTTCGCCTTCCTGGACGAACTGGAGCGCCTGGGCTGGGCCGTGCAGCCCCAGCTGTCCCAGCCGAACATACCGCCGACGATCCATCTGACCATGACCGCGACCCACGGCCCCCACGTCCCGGATCTGCTCCACGCGCTCCGAACCGCCGCGCGCACCGCGGCCACCCGCGAACCGCTCCCCACTGCCGAGCAGTTGTGTGCGGTCGACCGGCTCACCGCGCTCGCCGTCGCCGACGGCGGGGTGTCGCCCGACGCGCTGACCGAACTCATGCTCGGGTCCGGCCTGTTGACCGACGGCCGACTGGCCCCGGTGCACGCGCTCCTGGACCATCTGCCGCCGGCTCTGCGCGAGGCCGCGTTACTCGCCTTCTTCGAGGGCCTCAACCCGCCCCTGTAG
- a CDS encoding acyl carrier protein produces MSVNAALLDEIVDQTARLISLDVTRIDPDDTFAELGVDATLAVEFAAVLGKRYGISVAPAAILARVTPSGLAEFVDQVRAGGTA; encoded by the coding sequence ATGTCCGTGAACGCCGCTCTTCTGGACGAGATCGTCGATCAGACCGCCCGACTCATCTCCCTCGACGTGACCCGGATCGACCCCGACGACACCTTCGCCGAACTGGGCGTGGACGCGACCCTCGCGGTCGAGTTCGCGGCCGTGCTCGGCAAGCGGTACGGCATCTCCGTCGCGCCGGCGGCGATCCTGGCGCGGGTCACGCCCAGTGGCCTGGCCGAGTTCGTCGACCAGGTGCGCGCGGGCGGCACGGCCTGA
- a CDS encoding LysR substrate-binding domain-containing protein — protein MNECLEDAVGRSYVNCGILGDLYVRSGGTSVTVTRPVVRGLLGTLLIAEETLSVECLTTAVWGPGGCSPGTLHTTVSRLREWLAEHCGDSVTVSRNERGYRLDYVRADSDLREYRRLVDGPRPSDPRERKRMLHRALDLWRGPLFANGPHGLRDDPLVVRWEASRIALALELADATVEAGDPTDPVVERLECLAKEYPYEERVYAALLHGLRLGGRRAEALRRLESVRRMLADELGIGPGVVLAEAQAELLRDSAPPPAAGSRYRTDAPADARGSVPTARDGRLVLGSFEAQLALPHVRALISGARERHPGVVVEVRHLDFVGQTAALLSGEVDVVLCYLPVAPGIRAEPLVVEPRVACVAAADPLAACSEVAFADLADRTVVSVDPRVPREWRDFWAVDPRPDGGRVVYSDDRVSNVEALFAAVSAGNGIAFLPAAGRRLYPRPGIAYVDVTGLPPCTAGVAWIPDRERDAVRAFVEGARAHVLAGDGESPGPAER, from the coding sequence GTGAACGAGTGCCTGGAGGACGCGGTGGGCCGGTCGTATGTGAACTGCGGAATCCTGGGCGACCTGTACGTGCGGTCGGGTGGGACGTCGGTGACGGTGACGCGGCCAGTGGTACGCGGTCTTCTGGGGACCCTCCTGATCGCGGAGGAGACGCTCTCCGTCGAATGCCTGACCACCGCGGTGTGGGGCCCCGGGGGGTGCAGTCCGGGCACACTGCACACGACCGTCTCGCGATTACGCGAATGGCTCGCGGAACACTGTGGTGATTCCGTGACCGTCAGCAGGAACGAGCGCGGCTACCGCCTGGACTACGTCCGCGCGGACAGCGATCTCCGCGAATATCGGCGCCTGGTGGACGGGCCCCGCCCGAGCGATCCCCGCGAACGGAAGCGGATGCTGCATCGCGCCCTGGACCTGTGGCGCGGGCCCTTGTTCGCGAACGGACCACACGGACTACGCGACGATCCGCTCGTGGTGCGGTGGGAGGCGTCCCGCATCGCACTGGCGCTGGAACTCGCCGACGCGACGGTCGAGGCCGGTGATCCCACGGATCCGGTCGTCGAGCGCCTCGAGTGTCTGGCGAAGGAATACCCGTACGAGGAGCGCGTGTACGCGGCGCTCCTCCACGGCCTGCGACTCGGCGGCCGGCGAGCGGAGGCGCTGCGCCGATTGGAGTCCGTACGGCGGATGCTCGCCGACGAACTCGGTATCGGCCCGGGCGTGGTCCTGGCCGAGGCGCAGGCGGAGCTGCTGCGGGATTCCGCTCCCCCGCCGGCGGCGGGCTCCCGGTACCGGACGGATGCTCCGGCGGATGCCCGGGGTTCCGTGCCGACCGCGCGGGACGGCCGGCTGGTGCTCGGTTCGTTCGAGGCCCAACTGGCCCTGCCACACGTGCGCGCGTTGATCTCGGGGGCGCGGGAGCGCCACCCCGGGGTCGTGGTCGAGGTTCGTCATCTCGATTTCGTGGGACAGACCGCCGCCCTCCTGTCCGGGGAGGTCGACGTCGTTCTGTGTTATCTGCCGGTCGCGCCGGGGATTCGCGCGGAGCCCCTGGTCGTGGAACCACGGGTCGCATGCGTGGCCGCCGCGGATCCGTTGGCGGCATGTTCCGAGGTCGCGTTCGCGGATCTCGCGGACCGCACGGTGGTGAGCGTCGATCCTCGTGTGCCCAGGGAGTGGCGGGACTTCTGGGCGGTCGACCCCCGCCCCGACGGCGGGCGCGTCGTCTACAGCGACGACCGTGTCTCCAACGTGGAGGCCCTCTTCGCCGCCGTGTCCGCCGGGAACGGCATCGCGTTCTTGCCCGCCGCCGGGCGCCGGTTGTACCCCAGGCCGGGCATCGCGTACGTCGACGTCACGGGACTCCCGCCGTGCACGGCGGGCGTGGCCTGGATACCCGACCGTGAACGGGACGCGGTCCGGGCCTTCGTCGAGGGCGCGCGTGCTCACGTCCTCGCGGGTGACGGCGAATCCCCGGGCCCGGCCGAGCGGTAA
- a CDS encoding helix-turn-helix transcriptional regulator has translation MNKPTRVTNTIRALRFAHGEMTQADLAGRIGVTRQTVIAIEQGRYSPSLEMAFRIARVFGVRLDEVFQYPDETEELP, from the coding sequence GTGAACAAGCCGACCCGGGTCACCAACACCATCCGCGCGTTGCGCTTCGCCCACGGCGAGATGACCCAGGCCGACCTGGCCGGTCGGATCGGGGTCACCCGCCAAACCGTCATCGCGATCGAACAGGGCCGCTATTCACCGTCGTTGGAGATGGCGTTCCGGATCGCGCGGGTGTTCGGCGTGCGACTCGACGAGGTCTTCCAATACCCGGACGAGACAGAGGAGTTGCCGTGA